In Silene latifolia isolate original U9 population chromosome 3, ASM4854445v1, whole genome shotgun sequence, a single window of DNA contains:
- the LOC141649354 gene encoding uncharacterized protein LOC141649354, with translation MARNSAKKSSNKKSMITKRANSNKTKSSSRVERKKQGPSEEDVVRTKPMHDVNGVPGLSFYDEETPSENTQWVTQRGKKPSSIVQTDTQPETEVPSVLEQPTEVTSQILQFSKEDVQEEVEYWGQAVICFVLGANPPWEVLEGFIHRIWNKYGIDKISFLPNGIFLVRFKEMKNRDAVLQAGYHMFDNKPLVIKPWQSDVDLLKEEVKVVPAWMRLYGLPLKFWGKCLPKIAGLVGPFVKTDQATEEKTRLGYARVMVELNVGHKFPTSVQFKDENGTLLKIKVEYEWKPSICLKCKGMGHETNECRRSQNKQLPKPTGKMVWRPVPKVTNVLSDKEYPVLQPKTPTKIQNVENEESDQEDFIDLDAIEREQNQVTQTGDPPPPNNLFLMNSICFWNVRGLNNVNKQKLVRCFMNNHSVGLFGLLETKINGTNVSNISLNMFDGWCVTTNCHTHKGGRVWLLWKPQLFDVWVQHYDPQFIHAKVQVKATAKCFFLTMTYAFNEGTDRIGLWNWLNSYAAGCTEPWAIVGDFNIVMNPDERLGGQTKPEDMEAFVDCMNNCDMVDIQATGAFFTWTNKQDDMHRKYSRLDRFLINSYWTTMFPEMVGHFYPEGVMDHTPCVVYNNKLITQKNRSFKYFSMWSGAAEFLPKVQEVWGRNILGTKMFCIVKKLKELKSVLKELNKNCYADIEVQTVETEKELNTIQLQLSGNPTSSDLINQEIGVM, from the coding sequence ATGGCTCGAAATTCTGCAAAGAAATCAAGCAACAAGAAATCTATGATTACTAAACGTGCTAATTCTAATAAAACAAAGAGTAGCAGCCGTGTTGAAAGGAAGAAACAGGGACCATCGGAGGAAGATGTGGTACGTACGAAACCTATGCATGATGTTAATGGAGTCCCTGGACTGTCATTTTATGATGAAGAGACACCCTCTGAAAATACTCAGTGGGTTACACAGCGAGGTAAGAAACCTAGTTCAATAGTGCAAACTGATACACAGCCTGAAACAGAGGTTCCCTCTGTTTTGGAGCAACCAACAGAAGTGACATCACAGATCCTTCAGTTTTCCAAAGAAGATGTGCAGGAAGAAGTAGAATATTGGGGTCAAGCTGTGATATGCTTTGTGTTAGGTGCCAATCCTCCATGGGAGGTTTTGGAAGGATTCATTCATCGTATATGGAATAAATATGGCATTGATAAGATTTCCTTTTTACCAAATGGTATATTTTTGGTTCGGTTTAAAGAAATGAAGAATAGGGATGCAGTCTTACAGGCTGGATACCACATGTTTGACAATAAACCGTTAGTGATTAAGCCATGGCAAAGTGATGTTGATCTGTTAAAAGAAGAGGTTAAAGTGGTCCCAGCATGGATGAGATTGTATGGTTTGCCTTTGAAATTTTGGGGTAAATGCTTACCCAAGATAGCTGGTCTAGTGGGCCCATTTGTTAAGACTGATCAAGCCACAGAGGAGAAAACTAGATTGGGATATGCTCGAGTAATGGTTGAATTGAATGTAGGGCATAAATTTCCAACTAGTGTGCAATTCAAGGATGAGAATGGTACTCTATTGAAGATCAAGGTGGAATATGAATGGAAACCGAGTATTTGTTTGAAGTGTAAAGGTATGGGACATGAAACTAATGAATGTAGGAGGTCTCAAAACAAACAACTGCCAAAACCAACTGGGAAAATGGTTTGGAGACCAGTACCTAAAGTCACTAATGTTCTATCAGACAAGGAATATCCTGTGCTTCAACCTAAAACTCCAACAAAGATTCAGAATGTGGAGAATGAGGAGAGTGACCAGGAAGATTTTATTGATCTGGATGCTATTGAGAGAGAACAGAATCAGGTGACACAAACTggtgacccccccccccccaacaacCTGTTTCTAATGAATAGCATTTGTTTTTGGAACGTGCGAGGTCTTAATAATGTAAATAAACAGAAGTTGGTTAGATGCTTTATGAATAATCACTCAGTAGGCCTTTTTGGTTTACTTGAGACTAAAATAAATGGAACTAATGTGAGTAATATTTCTCTCAATATGTTTGATGGTTGGTGTGTTACTACCAATTGTCATACACATAAGGGAGGAAGGGTGTGGTTGTTATGGAAACCTCAGCTATTTGATGTTTGGGTGCAGCACTATGATCCTCAATTCATTCATGCTAAAGTTCAAGTCAAAGCTACTGCAAAATGTTTCTTCTTAACTATGACATATGCCTTTAATGAAGGAACTGACAGAATTGGGTTATGGAACTGGTTGAATAGCTATGCTGCTGGATGCACTGAACCTTGGGCTATTGTAGGTGATTTTAACATAGTGATGAATCCTGATGAAAGACTAGGTGGTCAGACTAAGCCTGAAGACATGGAAGCTTTTGTGGATTGTATGAATAATTGTGATATGGTAGATATTCAGGCTACTGGGGCTTTCTTCACTTGGACGAATAAACAAGATGATATGCATAGGAAATATAGTAGGTTAGACCGGTTTCTCATCAACTCTTACTGGACTACCATGTTTCCTGAAATGGTTGGGCATTTTTACCCTGAAGGAGTGATGGATCATACCCCCTGTGTTGTTTATAACAACAAGCTTATTACTCAGAAAAATAGGAGCTTCAAATACTTCTCTATGTGGAGTGGGGCTGCAGAATTTTTGCCTAAAGTTCAGGAGGTTTGGGGCAGGAATATTCTAGGCACCAAGATGTTCTGTATTGTGAAAAAACTTAAGGAGTTGAAGTCAGTCCTTAAAGAATTGAACAAAAACTGCTATGCTGATATTGAAGTTCAAACTGTGGAGACTGAGAAAGAACTAAATACTATTCAGCTGCAGTTAAGTGGGAACCCTACTAGCTCTGACCTGATTAACCAGGAGATTGGTGTTATGTAA